A region from the Halobacillus mangrovi genome encodes:
- the yhbY gene encoding ribosome assembly RNA-binding protein YhbY: MLTSKQKKHLRAESHHIQPIFQVGKAGVNENMTKQINEALEKRELIKVSVLQNCFEDNRQVAEEIVEATNANIVQVIGNTIILYKESIDNKQIELP; encoded by the coding sequence ATGTTAACAAGTAAGCAAAAAAAGCATTTACGTGCTGAATCCCACCATATACAGCCGATATTTCAAGTTGGGAAAGCAGGCGTAAATGAAAATATGACAAAACAAATTAACGAAGCTCTTGAAAAGCGTGAGCTAATTAAAGTGAGCGTGTTGCAGAATTGTTTTGAAGATAACAGACAAGTTGCCGAAGAAATTGTAGAGGCGACGAATGCAAATATCGTTCAAGTTATTGGAAATACAATAATCCTTTATAAAGAATCAATAGACAATAAACAAATAGAATTGCCTTAA
- the comER gene encoding late competence protein ComER: protein MKWGIIGTGNMGSMLTSSLLSSKALEPDDMILYNRSSEKALKLKEQFPAIHVAASLKEIQKNCDILFICVKPHHYKTILEELKSDFTEEQCLISITSPISVNELENHTPCQVARIVPSITNHAHAGVSLFTFGSRMKKERKELLLETFKAISTPVEVEEEHIRVASDIVSCGPAFISYLLSNWITAAQHVAGISEEQATELTENMMIGLGELLSKRIFTLEELMEKVTVKGGVTGEGLQAMEDHLGELFFEMFKATQRKHKDDKKSIEL, encoded by the coding sequence ATGAAATGGGGAATCATCGGTACAGGGAATATGGGGAGTATGTTAACCTCGTCCTTATTGAGCAGTAAAGCTTTGGAACCTGACGATATGATACTCTATAATCGCTCTTCAGAAAAAGCCCTCAAACTAAAAGAACAATTTCCAGCCATTCATGTAGCAGCTTCACTAAAAGAAATACAAAAAAACTGCGATATCCTATTCATTTGTGTGAAGCCACATCATTATAAAACAATCCTTGAAGAGTTAAAGAGCGATTTCACAGAAGAACAATGTCTAATTTCCATAACTAGTCCAATATCTGTTAATGAATTAGAGAACCACACCCCTTGCCAAGTGGCCAGAATTGTTCCTTCTATAACGAATCACGCTCATGCAGGAGTGAGCCTATTTACGTTCGGATCAAGAATGAAAAAGGAACGGAAAGAACTTCTGCTTGAAACATTTAAAGCCATATCAACGCCCGTGGAAGTTGAAGAAGAACATATTCGTGTAGCTTCTGATATCGTCTCATGTGGTCCAGCGTTTATCAGTTATTTATTAAGCAATTGGATAACTGCTGCTCAACACGTTGCAGGGATAAGTGAAGAACAAGCAACTGAACTGACAGAGAATATGATGATCGGATTAGGTGAGTTGTTATCTAAAAGAATTTTTACTTTAGAGGAGTTAATGGAAAAGGTGACGGTAAAAGGCGGAGTAACAGGTGAAGGGTTGCAAGCGATGGAAGACCATTTAGGTGAATTGTTTTTTGAAATGTTTAAAGCTACACAAAGGAAACATAAAGATGACAAGAAGAGTATCGAGCTTTGA
- a CDS encoding class I SAM-dependent DNA methyltransferase — translation MSYHQMAQVYDRLMVDAPYDNWVKFTKNMIDEFHPQVKTILDVGCGTGEITHRLDGVKFRLTGVDLSEEMLAMAQQKNPRSKIQWLHQDMTQLEGIDHYDCVISYCDVLNYLTDENSVRNAFTSIYDALNPRGLFLFDVHSIDHIHEDLYGSTFAEVYDELSYVWFCDPGETDNSVVHDLTFFVQDGEKYIRFDERHDQKGYPTKDLQHWLEEAGFKIKRVCADFDEKPSTVGDRLFFVCEKAL, via the coding sequence ATGAGTTATCATCAAATGGCCCAAGTGTACGACCGTCTTATGGTGGATGCTCCGTACGATAATTGGGTAAAGTTCACGAAAAATATGATCGATGAGTTTCATCCTCAGGTGAAAACAATCCTGGATGTAGGATGCGGTACAGGCGAGATTACACACAGATTAGATGGAGTAAAGTTCAGGCTTACTGGAGTGGATTTATCAGAAGAGATGCTGGCAATGGCACAGCAAAAAAATCCTCGTTCCAAAATCCAATGGCTCCATCAGGATATGACTCAATTAGAGGGAATAGATCATTACGATTGTGTGATTAGCTATTGCGACGTTCTCAATTATCTTACAGATGAGAATAGTGTTAGGAACGCTTTCACCTCGATATATGACGCGTTGAATCCTAGAGGGTTATTCTTGTTTGATGTGCATTCTATAGATCATATTCACGAAGATCTGTATGGTTCCACTTTTGCGGAAGTATATGATGAACTTTCTTATGTATGGTTCTGTGATCCGGGTGAAACTGATAACAGCGTGGTTCATGACCTGACTTTTTTCGTTCAAGACGGTGAGAAATATATACGGTTTGACGAAAGGCACGATCAAAAAGGGTATCCAACTAAAGACCTGCAACATTGGCTGGAAGAAGCAGGATTTAAGATTAAACGGGTTTGTGCTGATTTTGATGAGAAACCTTCAACTGTAGGTGACCGCTTGTTTTTCGTTTGTGAAAAAGCATTATAG
- the rsfS gene encoding ribosome silencing factor: MESKDLVTLAAQACDEKRAGDIVVLDMSDVSLIADYFLICEGSNERQVQAIARELKNQAEENGIEIKRMEGFEQARWILVDLNDVVCHIFHKDERHYYNLERLWGDASTIAVEGIEG, translated from the coding sequence ATGGAAAGTAAAGATTTAGTTACTTTGGCAGCGCAAGCCTGTGATGAGAAAAGAGCGGGTGATATCGTTGTTTTAGATATGTCTGATGTGTCACTTATTGCTGATTATTTTCTAATTTGCGAAGGTTCGAATGAACGTCAAGTCCAAGCTATTGCACGTGAATTAAAAAATCAGGCAGAAGAAAATGGCATTGAAATTAAAAGAATGGAGGGTTTTGAACAGGCACGCTGGATCCTTGTTGATTTAAATGACGTGGTCTGCCATATTTTCCACAAAGATGAACGCCATTATTACAACCTCGAAAGACTATGGGGAGACGCATCAACCATCGCTGTTGAAGGCATTGAAGGCTAA
- a CDS encoding nicotinate-nucleotide adenylyltransferase produces the protein MKRIGILGGTFDPPHHGHLIMAEYARNDLDLDEVWFIPSHVPPHKQGAKVAGEDRLRMVQKAVESNPYFQASDVELTRKGTSYTVDTMKYLKDQFPENEFYFIIGGDMVEHLPQWHKIDELQNLVQFVGVKRSGYRWNPEIPVHFVEIPLIEISSSNIRERLFSGNSVRYLVPDSVYHFIKEHKLYGAES, from the coding sequence ATGAAACGGATCGGAATTCTAGGGGGTACATTTGATCCGCCTCACCATGGGCATCTAATTATGGCAGAATATGCTCGTAACGATTTAGATTTGGATGAAGTGTGGTTCATCCCTTCTCATGTTCCTCCACACAAGCAAGGGGCAAAGGTGGCAGGAGAAGATCGTTTGAGGATGGTTCAAAAAGCTGTAGAATCGAATCCTTATTTCCAGGCTAGCGATGTGGAGCTGACAAGGAAAGGCACCTCCTATACGGTAGATACGATGAAATACTTAAAGGATCAGTTTCCCGAAAATGAATTTTATTTTATTATCGGCGGGGATATGGTTGAACATCTTCCTCAGTGGCATAAAATCGATGAATTACAAAATCTCGTCCAATTTGTAGGTGTTAAACGCTCAGGTTATAGGTGGAATCCTGAAATACCTGTACACTTCGTGGAAATTCCACTGATAGAAATTTCATCGTCAAATATCAGAGAACGGCTTTTTTCTGGAAATAGCGTACGGTATTTAGTGCCGGATTCCGTTTATCATTTCATAAAGGAGCATAAGCTATATGGAGCTGAATCGTGA
- the yqeK gene encoding bis(5'-nucleosyl)-tetraphosphatase (symmetrical) YqeK, with product MELNRDKALEFVKPYLKQKRYEHTIRVTDQAVELAERFGADVWKTEIAAALHDYAKYKPLDEMKRWILEDRRLPKDLLDYHHELWHGPVGALMLEREIGLDDKEVKSAIQCHTTGKKHMTVLDKVVFLADYIEPGRDFPGVEVARDKSKESLDDACATALKNTIHFLVDKERTVYPDTFHAFNDLI from the coding sequence ATGGAGCTGAATCGTGACAAAGCCTTAGAATTTGTAAAACCCTATTTGAAACAGAAGAGGTATGAACATACCATTCGGGTTACGGATCAAGCAGTGGAGCTTGCTGAAAGGTTCGGAGCAGATGTATGGAAAACGGAAATAGCCGCAGCTTTACACGATTATGCTAAGTACAAGCCTTTAGATGAGATGAAGCGTTGGATCTTGGAGGATCGGCGCTTACCTAAAGATTTATTGGATTATCATCATGAATTGTGGCATGGTCCAGTAGGAGCTTTAATGCTTGAAAGGGAAATTGGATTGGATGATAAAGAAGTGAAATCGGCTATTCAGTGTCATACTACTGGTAAGAAACACATGACTGTTTTAGATAAGGTAGTGTTTTTAGCAGACTACATTGAACCAGGAAGGGATTTTCCAGGTGTTGAGGTAGCCAGGGATAAGTCAAAAGAAAGTCTTGACGATGCGTGTGCCACGGCATTGAAGAATACGATTCATTTTTTAGTAGATAAAGAACGAACAGTTTATCCGGACACGTTCCATGCATTCAATGATTTAATATAA